From the genome of Psychrobacter sp. M13:
CATATCCTATTGAGCCAATCACTATCCACGCGCATATGGATCAAACGCTTGCAAAGTCATTGTTAGCCAGTGCTAGTGAGTATAGTGAAAATTTACGAGGTCGCCGTATTTGGCTGGCCTGTAGCGGTGGGCGCGATTCTCTCGCTTTAGCGGCACTATGTGTGCAGCTCTATCAGCAAGGTAAGCTGAGTTTTTTGCCACAGCTGTTGCACGTTGATCATAACCTACAAGCCGATAGTCAGCTTTGGGCAGCGCATGTCGCAGGTTGGGCGCAAGCTCAGCAGCTATCTTGTACTATTTTGCAAGCAGAGGTAAAAGGTGGTGATGAGCAAGCGGCGCGAAAAGCACGTTATCAAGCAATGCTAGCCCATATCAATCAAGGCGATGTATTGTTATTAGCTCACCACGGCGATGACCAAGCTGAAACTATGCTGATGCGACTTATGCAAGGGGCTGGCGTCAAGGGCCTAGCCGCTATGCAAGCATGGCGTGAGCAATCGCAGGGCGCGCGACACAATGTACTGTGGCGACCTTGGCTGACAGTGCGTCGTACTACTATCAGCCGCTATGCTGAGCAATTACAGCTACCTTATATCGATGATCCGACCAATGAGGACGGGGATAATGTCCGCAGCCGTCTGCGCCGAAATGTCATGCCGCAACTCACGAATTATAATTCGAACGTCATAGAAAATATAGCTCGTAGTGCCCAACTACTTAGCGATGCGGCAGCGACCGTTGAATCGCAAGCCATGCAAGACTGGCAACAGACAGGTATCGAGGCATTAAGCTTAGCACCTGCTCAGCGCGTACTAGCTATCGATAAGTTAGCTGTTTTGCCTCGTTATCGACAGCGCCAACTGCTTCATTTTTGGCTAGCGCAAGATGAGCCACTACCGCCTACTAAGCAGTTGATTGATGAAGTAATGCTGTTAATTCAACGCCAAGATAATAATCATCAAACCCAGCTGGAATGGTATGCACAAAACCAGCGTTACAGTATTCGCCGCTACCGTGAGCAGCTGTATCGACTTAGCCAATCATGGCTTGACTGGCTAAGCGTAGCACCAGCTGCGCAGACCCAGCTTGTTTCTATGGATCAGGACACTGTCACTATAGATTTGCTTAAAGATGGCTGTATGCAAGATAAGCGCTATAGTTGGCAGCTGTCGTTGTCGTTAAGTGAGCTGGCATCAAGTGAGTTGGCATCAAGTGAGCTGGCATCAAGTGAGCTGGCATCGCTCCTATTAACGAAGAAGAATGAGTTAATCATAAAAGTTACAGCACTGACTCGCCAACAAAAGCTAAAAACTCAGTTGGCAGGACAGGCGCAGTCTGGCAAAAAACTCTACCAAACTCTAGGTGTGCCCCTTTGGTTACGCGAGAGTTTAGCCGTGATGAGCGTGATAACAACTGACTCTGAAACGACTATTGAGTTGCCGCTACTATTAATTTCCCCTTTTGATAGTTGGATGCTAGATACAGGCTCAGGTTTTAATACCCAAAAATTTGATTTGAAAACAGTGATTAACAATAATCTGTATTTGAACAATTAGCAGTGCTTAACGTCGCTGTTTTTCTGAATGCTTTAAGCTGGGATGCTAGATGTTTTAAGCGGTTTAATCAGAGCTTTATCGTTGATAGTAGTATTTGTCGTCACTAATTTATCAAACGGCCTTAAGGGCAGTATGCTAAACTAGCTGGCATTTTATAAGTGATTATCTTAGAATTTTAGCCAGAGATGGCTTAGATTTGCCCTTGTATATTTTTAATCGTTGCCGCTATGCCAATGTCGCCATTGTCTTAGTATCGTCAGGGTGGACCTCGTCAAGTGCAGTGATCGTTAGGAGAGTACTATGTCAGCACAAAATAATAATGCAAATAATCAATTGAACAGTCAATTAAAGAATAAAAAAATAAGCTTTATCGGTGGCGGTAATATGGCGCAGGCCTTGATTAGTGGTCTGATAGGCTGTGGTACTGACCCTAAAATGATTACTGTATCAGCGCCCAGTGCCGAGACTCGCGAGCAGTACGCTAGCCAAAATATGAATACCATTGATGCTAGCACTGAGCCAAAAGCGGCGGTTATTGATGCTGATGTGGTGGTGCTAGCAGTCAAGCCGCAAATGATGCAGAAAGTGGTCAGTGAGTTTGCCGATGCCCTGGATAACCAATTAGTTATCTCAGTAGCTGCTGGCCTGTCAACTGAGCTGTTATCTGAGATGCTAGGCGGCTACAGTAATATCGTACGCGCGATGCCAAACACACCATCGAAGATACAGATGGGCGCAACAGGACTTTATGCTACTGATAATATTAATGATCAGCAAAAGCAGCTTGCGACCGCAGTGATGCAAGCCTCAGGCCTTGTGATGTGGGTCGATAAAGAGGAGCAAATGCATGCGGTTACCGCTGTGGCTGGTTCTGCGCCCGCTTATATCTTCTACTTTATTGAGTCGATGGTCGATGGTGCTATTGCTTTAGGATTAGATCAAGAGCAAGCGTCAGCACTAGCGATGCAAACAGTACTTGGCACGGCGACTATGGCTCGAGGTAGTGAAGATAGTCCAAGTGAGCTACGTCGTAAAGTCACTTCTCACAAAGGCGCCACTCAAGCAGCTATCGAATCGATGCAGGCGAATGAAGTAGGCCGCCAAATCAGTGAGGCTATGCAAGCTTGTTACGATCGCAGTAAAGCGCTTGGCGAAGAGATGAAGAGTGATAAGTAATAACGAGTAGTTAGTAAAGCAGGAATAAAGGCCACGTTGTAGCCACTAACATTTATTAAGCTAAATTTTTATTACAAGCAAACTGAGTAGCGCTTCATGAACGATTTTCTATTACAAGTTTTCGACTTAGTCACCACTTTTGCGATGCTGCTAGTGTTCATACGCTTTATGTTGCAGTTCGCCGATATGGATGCCAGCGAGCCTTTGATTGCGCCCGCTTATAAAGCGACTCATATCGTTGATGTGTTCGGTCGCATTTTCCCAACAGTGGGCAATGGACGTATCAGTATTGCCGCTATCGTACTGATGTTTTTGATTCGTCTGATTGATATCTCTGGCAAGGCGGCATTGGCTAACAAAGGTATTGCGCCGATACCACTGTTCTTTCAAGGGTCCCTAAGCTTGATTTTGGACTTTTTGCGGATGTGTCGTTACTTAGTCATCGGCTCCATTATCGTCAGTTGGATTGTGGTGTTTACTCAATCCCAGCATCCTATCATTGGTATCATCATGCGCTTAGCGGAGCCAATTTTAGAACCGTTTCGTCGTATTATGCCAAATTTGGGTATGCTTGATTTGTCGCCAATTGCCGCTTTTTTCGCGTTTTATTTGATCGAGATCATGGTCGGTGCGGTTGCTAATAGCTTAATGCCAATGCTGGGGTAATAATACTAGGTCTTAATTAAAAAGATGATTTTAGTTATTAATAAAAAAGACGCTCTAAATAGGGCGTCTTTTTTACACTTACTATTAGAGTAATGTCTAAAATTCTTTAAATAGAATTTTCTATTATCGCATTCTAGCCACTGGTGCGCATGGCGCACTCTACAAAAGCTAAACTAAAATGATTGTTATCTTTTAAAACAAACAAAACGATTGGGTATAAGTTGAGCTTGTTTATCCTCAGGGTGAGGAGCATCAGCGGCAATCAAAGTTTGCGTAATCCAATTATCTGCCGCTTTAACCGCATCAATCAAGGCGTCACCCACGCTTAATCGTCCTGCGATAAAGCTGGCAAGCGAGCAGCCTGAACCATGAAACTCTCCTAGCAGGCGCGGTAATATGCTTTTGTGTACCATCTCGCCTTGCACATACAAATACTGCTCAATATCGCCACTGTCAAAGTCATGAGAGGTTTTGACCAGTACGGCATGACACCCCTCTGCGCACAGCTTTTTTGCACCGAGATGCAAGTCTTGCTCGCCGCTGAGTGCACGTAGCTCATGGGTGTTTGGGGTGATGATCGTTGCATAGGGTAGCAGTTGTCTAAACGCAGCGACTAGCGTCTGCTCATCGCCCAAGCTACCGCCACTATTGGCGACTAGTACTGGATCTAAGATAAAAGGCGTGTCTTTCGCGATAATCTGCTTAGCGAACAGCTCAGTGAGCATAGCGATATTATCAGTAGTGCCGAGCATGCCTGATTTAATAGCTTTGACAGGTAAATCATCTAGTACCGTAGTCGCTTGTGCTTGTACTAATTCAGCAGCACAAGCTTCAAAGCCGAGTACTTGCTGCGAGCTTTGAATAGTGATAGCCGTACAAGCGATAGCAGCATGAGCGCCTGCTTGACCGATAGCCTCGATGTCTGCTTGCAACCCAGCACCGCCAGAGGGATCTAATCCTGAAAAACACAATACTACGGGTCGCATAGCGCCTCCTTGTTTGCACATAGAATTTTAATTATTTTTAATGGTAAATTTTAATTGCTAATGACTATAGCGAGCTTGAGATCAAAAAGCCATAGTAAGTTCTAAAGCAATATACACAATAAGATCTCAATAAACTGACCTTATAAACTTTAGATGCCTAAATAAATCGTTATTATGGCAAAAGCGTCATAAAATTTGCATCCAAGGCTTGCAATTCATTTTAGCTT
Proteins encoded in this window:
- a CDS encoding YggT family protein; protein product: MNDFLLQVFDLVTTFAMLLVFIRFMLQFADMDASEPLIAPAYKATHIVDVFGRIFPTVGNGRISIAAIVLMFLIRLIDISGKAALANKGIAPIPLFFQGSLSLILDFLRMCRYLVIGSIIVSWIVVFTQSQHPIIGIIMRLAEPILEPFRRIMPNLGMLDLSPIAAFFAFYLIEIMVGAVANSLMPMLG
- the proC gene encoding pyrroline-5-carboxylate reductase yields the protein MSAQNNNANNQLNSQLKNKKISFIGGGNMAQALISGLIGCGTDPKMITVSAPSAETREQYASQNMNTIDASTEPKAAVIDADVVVLAVKPQMMQKVVSEFADALDNQLVISVAAGLSTELLSEMLGGYSNIVRAMPNTPSKIQMGATGLYATDNINDQQKQLATAVMQASGLVMWVDKEEQMHAVTAVAGSAPAYIFYFIESMVDGAIALGLDQEQASALAMQTVLGTATMARGSEDSPSELRRKVTSHKGATQAAIESMQANEVGRQISEAMQACYDRSKALGEEMKSDK
- the tilS gene encoding tRNA lysidine(34) synthetase TilS encodes the protein MNSTAIKPYPIEPITIHAHMDQTLAKSLLASASEYSENLRGRRIWLACSGGRDSLALAALCVQLYQQGKLSFLPQLLHVDHNLQADSQLWAAHVAGWAQAQQLSCTILQAEVKGGDEQAARKARYQAMLAHINQGDVLLLAHHGDDQAETMLMRLMQGAGVKGLAAMQAWREQSQGARHNVLWRPWLTVRRTTISRYAEQLQLPYIDDPTNEDGDNVRSRLRRNVMPQLTNYNSNVIENIARSAQLLSDAAATVESQAMQDWQQTGIEALSLAPAQRVLAIDKLAVLPRYRQRQLLHFWLAQDEPLPPTKQLIDEVMLLIQRQDNNHQTQLEWYAQNQRYSIRRYREQLYRLSQSWLDWLSVAPAAQTQLVSMDQDTVTIDLLKDGCMQDKRYSWQLSLSLSELASSELASSELASSELASLLLTKKNELIIKVTALTRQQKLKTQLAGQAQSGKKLYQTLGVPLWLRESLAVMSVITTDSETTIELPLLLISPFDSWMLDTGSGFNTQKFDLKTVINNNLYLNN
- a CDS encoding hydroxymethylpyrimidine/phosphomethylpyrimidine kinase produces the protein MRPVVLCFSGLDPSGGAGLQADIEAIGQAGAHAAIACTAITIQSSQQVLGFEACAAELVQAQATTVLDDLPVKAIKSGMLGTTDNIAMLTELFAKQIIAKDTPFILDPVLVANSGGSLGDEQTLVAAFRQLLPYATIITPNTHELRALSGEQDLHLGAKKLCAEGCHAVLVKTSHDFDSGDIEQYLYVQGEMVHKSILPRLLGEFHGSGCSLASFIAGRLSVGDALIDAVKAADNWITQTLIAADAPHPEDKQAQLIPNRFVCFKR